CCCCTCAGTTCCGCCAGCAGTTTCACCAGCCGCTCCACCGAGTCTTCAAAGGACGATATGTCAAAAATTTGCGAGCCGATGTGGGCGTCTATTCCCCTGATTTCAATCCCCTCCATTTTCGCCGCCCTCCCGTACATTGCGGGCGCTTCGCGTATGTCAACGCCGAACTTGCTTTTCTTCAGCCCCGTTGAGATATACGGGTGGGTCTTCGGGTCTATGTCCGGGTTGACGCGTATTGACACCGGCGCTTTTGCGCCCGTTTCCATGGCGACCGCGTTAATGGCCTCAAGTTCGCCCTCCGACTCCACATTGAAAAATAAAATCCCCTTTTCAATTGCAAGCCGTATCTCCTCCGCCGTTTTGCCCACGCCGGAAAAAACGGTTTTTCCAAAGTCTCCGCCCGCCTTTTCCACCCTTGCCAGTTCGCCGCCCGAAACCACGTCAAACCCCGCTCCCATCTTTGCGAACAGCGACAGAACCGAGAGGTTGGAATTCGCCTTCACCGAGTAGCATATAAGGGGCGCGAGCCCCGAAAACGCTTTCTGGTATTCCCCGTAAGCCCTTTCAAAAGCCCCCGCGCCGTAAACATAGCAGGGCGTTCCCGCCTCCTCCGCCACGGCGGAGAGCGGCGCGCCCTCAAGAAACATCCCGCCGTCCGAATACGAAACGCCGGTTGTCGGAAGAAAAGGTTTTTTAGTCACGGCAGGAATTTTCAGTTTACATTACAAGCGGCGGGGTTAAAAGCGGCGGCGCATTTGCGCTTGCCGTTCAGTTTTCTTACACTTGACGGAAGGAGTCCGGTGAAAAGAGGCTGCGGGTTTGCGCGGCGCGGACGGAGATTTTCAATGAAAAACGGTTTTAACGGGTTAAGGGTTGCCGCTTTTGAGAGCAGGCGCGCACGGGAGATTGAGGAACTTATCCTCGCCCGCGGCGGAAAGCCGTCCGTTGCGCCGTCCGTGCGGGAAGAGCCGGTGAAACGCCCCAAGTCTGTGTGGGACTTTGCCGGGCGGCTTTTCGGCGGGCGGACGGACGTGCTGATACTTCTCACCGCGACCGGCGCGCGCATTATGTCGGAACTCATCACGGAACGTTACGGAAGGCGCGATTACATCAGGGCGCTGCGCAAGGTCAAAGTGGTGTGCCGGGGTCCCAAAACTGTCGCGGCTCTTGCCGAACTCGGCGTTTCCCCGTCCGTTGAGGTCAAAGAGCCCGCCACGTGGAGGGAGACGGTCGCCGCCGCCGAAGAGGCGGGGCTGCTTGACGGGGCGCGGGTTGACGTTCAGCAGTCCGGCGCGGCAAACCCCCGGCTTATGCGCGCATTGAAAAGCCGGGGCGCGGACGCGCGTTCGTTTTCCGTTTACAAGTGGGCGTTTCCCTCAGGCGCGGCGCGTCTGGAGGAGGCGGCCCGCTCCGTTGCGGAGGGGCGGCAAGATGCGGCGGTTTTCACAAGTTCGCGGCAGGTTGTCAATTTTTTTGAGGCGGCGCGGCGCGCAAAGGTGGCGCGCCTTGCAAAAAAGGGGCTTTCCGGCGCGGTGGTCGCCTCGGTGGGACCCTCCACAACGGAGACGCTTGAGGGTTTCGGCGTGTCCGTTGACTACGAGCCTGACGCAACGGAGATGGGGGCGCTGATAGAGGGGCTTGCCTCGCGCGCGGCGGACCTTCTTGAGAAAAAAACAAGGGCGCGCTCTCAGGGAATTGACACTCTGCGCTGGAAAAGGACGGACATGGCATGGTCGCGCCGCGCCCGCCCCCGCGCTGCGCGGGACTCGGTTTTTATGAAGGCCTGCCGCCTTGAGCCCGCCGGGCGGACGCCGGTC
This Candidatus Dadabacteria bacterium DNA region includes the following protein-coding sequences:
- the lysA gene encoding diaminopimelate decarboxylase translates to MTKKPFLPTTGVSYSDGGMFLEGAPLSAVAEEAGTPCYVYGAGAFERAYGEYQKAFSGLAPLICYSVKANSNLSVLSLFAKMGAGFDVVSGGELARVEKAGGDFGKTVFSGVGKTAEEIRLAIEKGILFFNVESEGELEAINAVAMETGAKAPVSIRVNPDIDPKTHPYISTGLKKSKFGVDIREAPAMYGRAAKMEGIEIRGIDAHIGSQIFDISSFEDSVERLVKLLAELRGKGIGIDYMDIGGGLGVRYGEDDRPPPHGDFAAAVEKLAGGANCKLVIEPGRSLAANAGLLLTRVIYVKRGSGKKFIIVDAAMNDLIRPAFYGSRHEIAPVRQNAGGKTEIADIVGPVCESGDFLATGREFPPVEAGDLLAVMSAGAYCFTMSSNYNTRPRAAEVLVRGGGFRVVRERESFEDMIRGETAGLG
- the hemE gene encoding uroporphyrinogen decarboxylase — translated: MKNGFNGLRVAAFESRRAREIEELILARGGKPSVAPSVREEPVKRPKSVWDFAGRLFGGRTDVLILLTATGARIMSELITERYGRRDYIRALRKVKVVCRGPKTVAALAELGVSPSVEVKEPATWRETVAAAEEAGLLDGARVDVQQSGAANPRLMRALKSRGADARSFSVYKWAFPSGAARLEEAARSVAEGRQDAAVFTSSRQVVNFFEAARRAKVARLAKKGLSGAVVASVGPSTTETLEGFGVSVDYEPDATEMGALIEGLASRAADLLEKKTRARSQGIDTLRWKRTDMAWSRRARPRAARDSVFMKACRLEPAGRTPVWIMRQAGRYLRQYRRIRANVPFLDLCKNPELAAEVSLMPVDMFGFDAAIIFADILLILEPLGVGIEFSKGDGPRIKNTVRSAASVDRMRDFDPEEMGYVCKALETARRALSPQVALLGFAGAPFTVASYMIEGGASSTYANTKALMRTDPGLWDALMSRLAVATSSHLNAQIAAGADAVQLFDSWAGCLSPDDYRRFVLPYSKAVFRSLPAGVPAIHFGVGAGSLLGMMKEAGGSVIGVDWTVDLADAWKTVGYKTAVQGNLDPSVMVSERAVMEKNVAAILGKAGGRPGHIFNLGHGIPPSARAENVLALVDKVRELSSR